Proteins from a genomic interval of Treponema succinifaciens DSM 2489:
- a CDS encoding iron-sulfur cluster assembly scaffold protein — translation MKYTAEVEHMCPLAKGAYHGPAPIPEEGAWVQAKTQEDISGFTHGIGWCAPQQGACKLTLNVKNGVIEEALVETIGCSGMTHSAAMASEILIGKTIIEALNTDLVCDAINTAMRELFLQIVYGRTQSAYSKDGLKVGASLEDLGKNLRSQVGTMFATRKTGPRYLEMTEGYVESCAVDKDNQIIGYNCINFGKLMDALKAGTDPKEAIEKARTHYGRVTEDQGMVKLIDPRKE, via the coding sequence TGCAGAAGTGGAGCACATGTGCCCGTTGGCAAAAGGTGCTTATCACGGACCTGCTCCCATCCCTGAGGAAGGCGCATGGGTTCAGGCAAAAACTCAGGAAGATATTTCCGGTTTCACACACGGAATCGGCTGGTGCGCACCGCAGCAGGGCGCCTGCAAGCTGACTCTCAATGTCAAGAACGGAGTCATCGAGGAAGCTCTTGTCGAGACAATAGGATGCTCAGGAATGACACACTCGGCAGCTATGGCTTCTGAAATTCTCATCGGAAAGACAATCATCGAAGCCCTCAACACAGACCTTGTATGCGATGCGATCAATACAGCTATGCGCGAGCTTTTCCTTCAGATTGTGTACGGACGCACACAGTCCGCATATTCAAAGGACGGACTCAAAGTCGGAGCATCTCTTGAGGATCTCGGAAAGAACCTCCGCTCACAGGTCGGAACAATGTTCGCGACACGCAAGACAGGTCCTCGCTACCTTGAGATGACAGAAGGCTACGTTGAAAGCTGCGCGGTTGACAAGGACAACCAGATTATCGGCTACAACTGCATCAACTTCGGAAAACTCATGGACGCTCTCAAGGCAGGAACAGATCCGAAAGAGGCGATTGAAAAGGCACGCACACACTACGGACGCGTTACAGAAGATCAGGGCATGGTCAAGCTCATCGACCCTAGAAAGGAATAA
- a CDS encoding GGGtGRT protein: MATLFEDFEGRIPQVNKALKEYGFAEGEAGLQAARDLCKSKGFDPYEICQSTQQICFEDAKWAYVLGSAIALKKGEKAGSMTGSEAAAAIGEGLQAFCLPGSVADDRKVGLGHGNLGARLLSEETQCFAFLAGHESFAAAEGAIKIAANANKVRKNKLRVILNGLGKDAAQIISRINGFTYVQTKFDYFNGNGTDKALTVVKEVPYGSNPDRLIVKCYGADDVREGVAIMWHENVDVSITGNSTNPTRFQHPVAGTYKKERLLAGKNYFSVASGGGTGRTLHPDNMAAGPASYGFTDTLGRMHSDAQFAGSSSVPAHVEMMGFMGMGNNPMVGCTVACAVAVAETFKK; the protein is encoded by the coding sequence ATGGCAACATTATTTGAAGATTTTGAAGGTCGCATTCCTCAGGTAAACAAGGCTCTCAAGGAATACGGATTCGCGGAAGGAGAGGCCGGACTTCAGGCTGCACGCGATCTGTGCAAGTCAAAGGGCTTTGATCCTTATGAAATCTGCCAGTCAACACAGCAGATCTGTTTTGAAGATGCAAAGTGGGCTTATGTTCTCGGCTCTGCAATCGCCCTCAAGAAGGGTGAGAAAGCTGGAAGCATGACAGGAAGCGAGGCCGCAGCTGCAATCGGTGAAGGACTTCAGGCATTCTGTCTTCCGGGCTCAGTAGCTGATGACCGCAAAGTTGGTCTCGGACACGGAAACCTGGGTGCACGTCTTCTTTCCGAGGAGACACAGTGCTTCGCATTCCTCGCAGGACACGAGTCTTTCGCCGCAGCTGAAGGCGCAATCAAGATCGCGGCAAACGCGAACAAAGTCCGCAAGAACAAGCTCCGCGTAATCCTGAACGGTCTTGGAAAGGACGCTGCTCAGATTATCAGCCGCATCAACGGCTTCACTTATGTCCAGACAAAATTCGACTACTTCAACGGAAACGGAACCGACAAGGCTCTTACAGTCGTAAAGGAAGTTCCTTACGGAAGCAATCCTGACCGACTCATCGTAAAATGCTACGGCGCTGACGATGTTCGCGAGGGCGTCGCAATCATGTGGCACGAGAATGTCGATGTCTCAATCACAGGAAACTCCACAAACCCGACAAGATTCCAGCACCCTGTCGCAGGAACTTACAAGAAGGAACGCCTGCTTGCCGGAAAGAACTACTTCTCTGTAGCTTCAGGCGGCGGAACAGGACGCACACTGCATCCTGACAACATGGCCGCAGGTCCTGCTTCCTACGGATTCACAGACACATTGGGCCGTATGCACTCAGACGCTCAGTTCGCAGGATCCTCATCTGTTCCGGCACACGTCGAGATGATGGGATTCATGGGAATGGGCAACAACCCGATGGTCGGCTGCACAGTTGCCTGCGCAGTTGCTGTAGCTGAGACTTTCAAGAAATAG
- a CDS encoding transposase gives MGAWLEQKEKVKELLASEEYKTLMKKRSTECETVFNQTKGNPGFRNFHLRGKAKAGTEWGLLMIGYDFKQLVRLMNA, from the coding sequence ATGGGCGCCTGGCTTGAGCAGAAAGAAAAAGTAAAGGAACTTCTCGCAAGTGAAGAATATAAGACACTCATGAAAAAACGCTCAACGGAGTGCGAGACCGTCTTCAACCAGACAAAAGGCAATCCGGGATTCAGAAACTTCCATCTCCGCGGGAAAGCAAAAGCCGGGACTGAATGGGGATTGCTGATGATTGGATATGATTTCAAGCAGCTGGTTCGATTAATGAATGCCTAA